The following is a genomic window from Deltaproteobacteria bacterium.
GAGAAGTGGGACGTGCACAAGGTGGAGGCGCTCACCAACGTCGACCTGCCGTTTCTCCTGGGCGTGCGCGACGAGACCATGGCGACCATCGTCGGCGCGGCGGTCGTGCTCGGCTACTTCGTGGCGGGCTACATCGGCTTCTACCTCTTCTGCCGCTGGGTGAAGGGCGCCGACTTCCCCGACTTCATGCGCCGCTGGGGCTGGCCGCGCTTCGCTTTCACCGGCTTCCTCTTCCTCAACATGATAGCGGTGGTCTTCAAGATGCTCGGGCGCCATCTCCTGAACCTCAAGTACATCATGGTGCTGAAGACGCCGTACTTCAGCATCAACATCTGACCCGCGTGCGCCCGGGCGGTGTTCCTCTTCGCGAAGCTCCTGCAGGCGGTCGGGTTTGCCCACGTGGGGCTCGGGCTCTACCTGGGGATCGCGCAGGACGACATGTGGAAGGAACTCTACCTGGCCCTCAGCGGGCTCGCGTTCTTCGCCCTGGGACGCTACCTCGAGCCGAAGGCGTGATCCGCTGATGCCGCGCAGCACCCCCGTTCTCGACGAGGAGAAGCGCTCCTACGGGGCGCTCTGGCTCGTGTCGTCGCTCCTCCTCTTCGTGGGCGCGCTGTGGGCGATCGCCGACGACAATATCTTCCGCCGGCCGTGGAAGAAGTGGCAGGCGGAGTTCAACCGGCTCGAGATCAGCCGCTTGAAGGACGAGATCGCCGACGAGCAGAAGCGTCTCGACGCCGACCCGGAGTACCAGGCCGCCGCCAAGACGCTCGACGAGGCCCGCAAGAGCGTCACGTCAGGCGAGAGCGCGCGCAAGATCGCCGAGCTGCAGCGCGTGCTGCGCGCGGCGCAGGAGGAGGACCAGGACAAGGACCTCCGCCTGCGCTTCATCAAGAGCGGGCTCGAGGAGCTGCGCTTCAAGTACGACGACGCGCTCCACAACGGCCGCCCGACCGAGGCGCTGCTGCACGAGATCCAGGAGAAGGAGCAGGTGCGCGTCGAGCGCCAGAAGATCTACAGCGAGTCGCAGGCGCACATCGAGGACCTGCAGAACCAGATCAAGGCGCTCCAGGGCACCGTCAAGACGGCGGAGGATGCGCTCGCCAAGCTGACGACGGCGCGCGACGACCTGGAGCAGAAGCTCGAGGGTGTCTCGCTAGGTTATCTCCCCGGGCCGAAGGCCAGCCCGCCCTTCTTCGGCTTCGACTGGCAGCCGAAGATCCCCAAGATCCAGCAGCTCGTGCTCGAGGAGTTCGACCGCAACAACTTTGGCAAGCCGATCGCGCGCGTCGACCGCTGCATGTCCTGCCACGCCGGCATCAACAAGGCCGGCTTCGAGGACCAGCCGAACCCGTGGAAGACGCACCCCCGGCGCGAGCTCTACCTCGGCAAGCATCCGCCCGAGAAGTTCGGGTGCACGCCCTGCCACGGCGGGCAGGGCCCGGCGGTCAACAGCATCGAGACCGCGCACGGGAACTTCCTCGACAAGAACGGACACGTCGAGAACGTCGAGTTCATCGAGCAGCCGCTCTTTCGCGGCGAGAAGATGACCGCCAACTGCATCAAGTGCCACGCGGGGGTGCAGCATCTCGACGGCGCGGACGAGATCGCGCGCGGCGAGCACCTCTTCGAGGAGCTCGGCTGCCACGGCTGCCACCTGACCGAGGGCTACGAGGACCTCGCCAAGTCGAGCGGCGTGTCCGCGATCGGCCCCTCGCTGCGCCGCATCGCCGCCAAGCTCGACCAGGGCTGGATGGTGCGCTGGATCACGAACCCGCACGCCTTCCGCCCGCGCACGCGCATGCCGAACTTCATGTTCGACGAGGACCAGGCGGTCGCGATCGCCGCCTTCCTCCTCTCCGACACGAAGCAGCCGAGCGAGGAGTGGCGCGCGGCGCACGCCGCGCCGGCGGTGGACGGCGGGCAGGCCTCCCGCGGCAAGGAGCTGGTCGGGTCGCTCGGCTGCCGCGCCTGCCACGCGCTCGCCCCCGACGAGGTGGCGGGGCAGCTCGGCGCCAACAAGGACATTGCACCCAACCTCTCCGCCATCGCGGAGAAGACCGATGCCGTCTGGATCTACAACTGGATCAAGAACCCGCGCGGCTACTCGGCGATCGCGCGCATGCCGAACCTGCGCCTCTCCGACGACGAGGCGCGCGCCATCACCGCCTACCTGGTGACGCTCGGCGAGAAGAAGCCCGCGCCGGCCGACCTGGCGGTCCGCCTCGCCGACCCGGCCAACGTCGCGGCGGGCGAGAAGCTCGTGCGCAAGTACGGCTGCGCCGGCTGCCACGACATCCCGGGCATGGAGCGCGAGTCGCGCATCGGCGTCGAGCTGTCCTCCTTCGGCTCCAAGACCAGGGAGGAG
Proteins encoded in this region:
- a CDS encoding c-type cytochrome, with amino-acid sequence MPRSTPVLDEEKRSYGALWLVSSLLLFVGALWAIADDNIFRRPWKKWQAEFNRLEISRLKDEIADEQKRLDADPEYQAAAKTLDEARKSVTSGESARKIAELQRVLRAAQEEDQDKDLRLRFIKSGLEELRFKYDDALHNGRPTEALLHEIQEKEQVRVERQKIYSESQAHIEDLQNQIKALQGTVKTAEDALAKLTTARDDLEQKLEGVSLGYLPGPKASPPFFGFDWQPKIPKIQQLVLEEFDRNNFGKPIARVDRCMSCHAGINKAGFEDQPNPWKTHPRRELYLGKHPPEKFGCTPCHGGQGPAVNSIETAHGNFLDKNGHVENVEFIEQPLFRGEKMTANCIKCHAGVQHLDGADEIARGEHLFEELGCHGCHLTEGYEDLAKSSGVSAIGPSLRRIAAKLDQGWMVRWITNPHAFRPRTRMPNFMFDEDQAVAIAAFLLSDTKQPSEEWRAAHAAPAVDGGQASRGKELVGSLGCRACHALAPDEVAGQLGANKDIAPNLSAIAEKTDAVWIYNWIKNPRGYSAIARMPNLRLSDDEARAITAYLVTLGEKKPAPADLAVRLADPANVAAGEKLVRKYGCAGCHDIPGMERESRIGVELSSFGSKTREELFFGDRTDIPETWDDWTDNKLLMPRTYATKWIEQVMPQFDLADEDIKALRAFLASRTDARVPVRYAYHGPGEERI